The Janthinobacterium tructae genome contains the following window.
CCGAAATCACGCCCGAATTCGTGCGCGAGGAAATCGCCCGCGGCCGCGCCATCATTCCCGCCAACATCAACCACCCGGAAGTGGAACCGATGATTATCGGCCGCAATTTCCTGGTGAAAATCAACGCGAACATCGGCAATTCCGCCGTCACCTCGTCCATCGGCGAGGAAGTGGAAAAGATGACCTGGGCCATCCGCTGGGGCGGCGATAACGTGATGGACTTGTCCACCGGCAAGCATATCCACGAAACGCGCGAATGGATCGTGCGCAACAGCCCCGTGCCCATCGGCACCGTGCCCATCTACCAGGCGCTGGAAAAGGTCAATGGCAAGGCCGAAGATCTGACGTGGGAAATCTTCCGCGACACCCTCATTGAACAGGCCGAGCAGGGCGTCGATTACTTCACCATCCACGCCGGTGTGCTGCTGCGCTATGTGCCGATGACGGCCAAGCGCCTGACGGGCATCGTCTCGCGCGGCGGGTCCATCATGGCGAAGTGGTGTTTGGCGCATCACCAGGAATCGTTCCTGTACACGCATTTCGAAGACATCTGCGAAATCATGAAGGCGTATGACGTCTCGTTTTCGCTGGGCGACGGCTTGCGTCCCGGCTCCATCTACGATGCCAACGACGAAGCGCAGCTGGGCGAACTGAAAACCCTGGGCGAGCTGACGCAAGTGGCATGGAAGCACGACGTGCAAGTGATGATCGAAGGCCCCGGCCACGTGCCCATGCAACTGATCAAGGAAAACATGGACTTGCAGCTGGAACAGTGCGGCGAAGCGCCGTTCTACACGCTGGGGCCGTTGACCACCGATATCGCGCCCGGCTACGACCACATCACGTCCGGCATCGGCGCGGCCATGATCGGCTGGTATGGCACGGCCATGTTGTGCTACGTGACGCCGAAGGAACACCTGGGCCTGCCCAACAAGGCGGACGTCAAGGACGGCATCATCACCTACAAGATTGCGGCGCATGCGGCCGACCTGGCGAAAGGCCATCCGGGCGCGCAAATCCGCGACAACGCCCTGTCGAAAGCCCGCTTTGAATTCCGCTGGGACGACCAGTTCAACA
Protein-coding sequences here:
- the thiC gene encoding phosphomethylpyrimidine synthase ThiC, whose product is MNANPKFLSATATVDEAAIAPLPNSRKIYVEGSRPDIRVPMRRISQSDTEASFGGEKNPPIYVYDTSGPYTDPDVQIDIRSGLDTPRLPWIMERADTEELPGPTSDYGIARLADPKLAELRFNLHRKPRRAIAGKNVTQMHYAKRGIITPEMEFVAIRENMRRQEYLRELQASGPMGERLADLMGRQHPGQSFGASIPAEITPEFVREEIARGRAIIPANINHPEVEPMIIGRNFLVKINANIGNSAVTSSIGEEVEKMTWAIRWGGDNVMDLSTGKHIHETREWIVRNSPVPIGTVPIYQALEKVNGKAEDLTWEIFRDTLIEQAEQGVDYFTIHAGVLLRYVPMTAKRLTGIVSRGGSIMAKWCLAHHQESFLYTHFEDICEIMKAYDVSFSLGDGLRPGSIYDANDEAQLGELKTLGELTQVAWKHDVQVMIEGPGHVPMQLIKENMDLQLEQCGEAPFYTLGPLTTDIAPGYDHITSGIGAAMIGWYGTAMLCYVTPKEHLGLPNKADVKDGIITYKIAAHAADLAKGHPGAQIRDNALSKARFEFRWDDQFNIGLDPDKAREFHDETLPKDSAKVAHFCSMCGPHFCSMKITQEVREYAAGMGIAEDQALKQGMEVKAIEFVKNGAELYRKV